The Hemicordylus capensis ecotype Gifberg chromosome 11, rHemCap1.1.pri, whole genome shotgun sequence genome includes the window CTCCCGCCCCGATCCGAAGAGGATCTTCTGctcactcccccctgcccgctGGAGCAAGAGGGGCTCCTCGCTTGCCCAGAGCAGatggaagggagcaggggtgagCGAGGAAGCGGGAGGTCGAGGCATCGTCCAGCCTGGCCCAAGCACCCTCCCTCGGCCTCCTCGGCAGACCTGGTGGCTGAtgcctcccttgccccctcccctctggggtggagaaggaggagcccctttggtgtaacagggaggggaggggaggggaggggatgcgcCCCAGACTTGGGGAGGcctgggaggggaggcctgcCGCTGGACGCCTCATCAGGTGCTACacagcagggagcgggagggagaggagggttctctggcctgccaccgggcagcaccagggggcgcgactggggctgcagggggcccccagagtctcccgggctcctctgctgctgccccggtttgggaggggggaggggggagggaggcgtggctgcgggaggggagggggggaggagcacaccctcggcaggggagggggcggatgcctggatggtgcttcccctgcccggggaagccaggccgctggggaaggggagaaaggtggaaggaggagggggcgctccccggccagctggtggaaatggagggaggcggtgaccttgccctcccgctggggccacacagcctccccggacccaaggagagcccaagaatggttccaaagggccacttgggggcagggtggtcctgtagcctcctcccacagcctgcagcagaggcaaggggaggggcttctgcaccccagaggcggggcttccttgggccaggggagtggagcctgcttccccctcactcctcagacagaactgcacttccctgctgccgtCTTGTGGACAGCTCTTTCTATCCACagggttggaggaggtcttctggctgGTCCGGATCCACTGCGCTGCATGGTCTTTCTTCagtctcccttcagctgctgatcttccaggggagagcacggggctgttgttcctggaaagagagaaggacattggttcagagattgggggtcttctcacactctcccccatgacaccacccagcacccgggactcctggcagaatagccgtgtcctcatttcccagagggaagagagatctttcctctttcccttgggctacttgtacaactggccacaagggccgaagatggcattccaacacgagggagggctgcccagattcctgcccgccctgcctgcagccccagccccctccctaaccatcggggccccttccagtgaagccctgccttggtctgctcaccagtcggtcaggtggagagatcaccgtactctggcgggtgtctcttcttcttacagcctgcccacaagcgccgaacggcagcccgcaaccCGTGCCGGgaatggagggaaaaggccttcttcacgatcttctctgtcttgcaggcaactctcccgacctcggggtcatggtcgccaagcaagctctccagcgctggaaggatgaaggagaaacttcagcaatggcatgaagagatcaccccacccttcgccaagccccaccatttccacaccaagagggagcaagtcctgactctttctccccttcactctgggaaaccctactgctgggcatccctgaggatgcaaccgGGACCTTCCCTTTGAGGGTCTGTGGTCCCTAaacctaggcctctcccctcacagaaactgccccttcccacccagaaacccgcacttaccagcatggaaggtctctatgttcccttcagtgaggatgctgccctttttgtggaccaggtgacctaaaaacaagggtgggaggaaatgggaccacagttcaggaccctgcgcatggacagctcacttctcatcattcaggagaggaagtcctcccctctctgctccctctgggactgacagattgagccattcctccagggactcttatgtcaccttgggaggaaatgaAGTCAAGACTCCtagctaacgctcactgggccagtcctcctggggagggaacagctcctgccccccccacccttctggcagtgcccTCAAAGAgagtgaacctttgcccaccaagacgacccactaagggagacccaaaagtcttgtttcccttaccgatcagcagggcagctgttctcctcactgaaggctgctcgctgcggaagaagcccaggatcttggtggcctccatctccacggcgtcctctgtgccgagctgccgaatctgggatcaagagcaaagacaaatcctgagtgagcaaagcatcgcccaaaggtccttgagccatttgagccgagggacggacagggaggggctgcccttaccagacgcttggtgatcttgtgcagcagctcctgcaggctgtaagagtcccgcgccagcagcctgCCTTCCAGGTGCcagaggagggcttccgccaggaggctcagattgtcctttgcagcctgccaatgaaagaccggaatgggagtggaaaagcctcccaagggattccaagaaacctcttagggggcttcaaggagtaggggagATTTTGGACTTTGGTGGCCTCTCGTTGGCTGAAGCACAGCCGAGGACAGCCAGATTCAAGAGGGGaagcttttccccatcccaggAAAGAAGGGCCCAGGATGAACTCTTGGAAGAGAAAGTGGAAGGGGGTGGAGAGGTCCATTCCCTGAAAGGTTTCAGAGAGGCCTTGATGGGCCAAGCCACAGCGGGACAGCTGGTTGATTCACCACCCCGTGAGGCCAACTCTGGGGCCtgcggctggacttggggaagcctaaacacctttgtagagggggcaggaagaagtgggctctcacctgtgctacctccaggtcctcatcctccacgtgcatcagcaccgcgatgagggtcgtgatgttctcttctgtaccctcatgatggtggtggcggtgctgcaggagatccagatgggtcttcatggctgcccttcggatcttagcctcctcctacaaaaaaACAGGGGTTGTCGTTggcagggaggaattcctcacctccatcaccatgaagaagagcttgcatgggtctcttgcAAGAGGTCTCAAGGGGGTGtccggtttcccttctccaacccagtcggaatctacaggttggccggccctcatagagccggggcggagggctggcgtgcaagtactcacgtggtggaagagagggaggcacagggcagccagggcagcatTCACGGTGGCCTGATGTTCCGATgggcagtgcctcagccgctccatgaaggccaggacccccaaagtggcttccagactggaggtcctgagccctcccaggatcccggcactaaaatcctggggtttctttgcctagggtgaaaaaaggtggatccttggagTTCTTTCaaacacatgctagtccaccccctgctaaacagaccaCAGGCCTCTCGGGGGGCTGATGCCACTTGGcctccatccactgccttggggaggagatcacTCAAGCCATCCCGGAGGCACAAAGAGGGGggagaaggcggcattggagcatgtggggaatcagggctcccactgagagatgcacttctgtgccttcccttaaggatttctccttcgtcctgtggcaagggttccacaggctaaatccacccaactggagaaatctccccatcacacctggggatgcctaggagcaccagcctgaggtagggctccccaaagagaggagtttcCATGCCCAGAGATGCTCCCGGGGTCGTGGGTCtgggtcactcaccgccttcagctttccatacatttggagaagtcccctttcgctcaggtagcggatgttctggctggggtggactagccacgctaccaggagcgtccaagtcttctccaaggcggcgaagtctttgtctttcaggagcagctaaaagagggaaaggaggaaaacatccatcagcccctggggccagaccctcctctcagggaagcccacgctGAGGAAcacgctgctcacctccacaaagaaggccacctctgcgagggaatgctgttctggatctttgtccaggctgaagagggaagccaggtatgccttcagcctggccactgtggaggatggtgtctgtAGGAGAGTCCTGCAACACACCAAAGGATCCTGCTGAGTCCGGGGCGGAAGGCccggaaagagcagacctgacccaaaccaccccagcccccaggcctcctgagaaatctcctcttccctcctacttacctcaccaagagggccacaccctggaggcagctctgcggagagcacagggattcccagcaggtcttctctggggtcacctgtgccaccctctccagcagggtccggacaatctgcgaggtctccctgcagagaagagaagaggaggttgctgtccccaaagtgtgtgtctccttgcggggtggcgtagtgtcaggggtggagggactgtcttggaccatgggagggagaccacaggggtgaagtgactttccccacagctggttttttaacactgcagatgccttttaaggctctctgcagatccaagagggctgcaaattctggggtctcctctgtgtagctgagggaggggaccaccgtgccagagtcaccccaacaggccagaaatgctcctcacccatcatTGTGGGACATGGGACAAATGGCCCTatcctgtcctcccagagtgctggaaggaggacttgctggcctcGCTTTCCCCAGCGCCATGACTTAcgcaggaggcaggtcttggctctcccggttccccactccctcggtggtgttctgcaggccggtgaggatcttgttcaccaggcccaccaggagttcggggaacctctcctccacctcactggcatactccacgcacCGGATgacgtccccgatcttctttgttgctctcccctgaggagaaggggagggccaggcctcagcacacagtccgagggacagttatgggtcaggagaatccccggggccaggccagtgccatgggtgtctgcacgcacatctgggcctggagggtgctgcctctggctcagggagcATGAGGtccactgcaagggaaagacatccccaagggggaagggcaagtcccCGCCTCCCGTGTGAAGAGtggctgccatccaagccgccatgctgcgtagtgcaggaaaggaagggcggaggggtggagggaagtcacccttggtttccgccccttacctctcccagatggaccgaggagaaccagtctggggccagctgtcctcttccttcttcgccgtcgccgatgttcctgagagaggagaggagagagaaaagctgctccaaggtctgtcctgttggagatggcagccagctggagaagaacacgagcacccaaagagatgctgagcaaggatctcgcctcccttgggaggtggctggcaggagaacttcatcaggccagagatctcccaagtccagcctttcgtgccccactgagaagccctgggaagtgttcagagagggcatcgagacaggagccctcccctgctccttctccccaacacccagTCATGCCAACAGCAGGGGGGTctcggagctccctctgctaacagccagcaatagacttgctggtgtctgtctcgcaCCTGCTGCCAATTGGttccttgggtgaactccccctccagagtcctcagagggcaaggaggaggaaacatccctctgtggggctcagacatgggggagctgcccctgtcccctgcagccttctgctggctatgctaaaagcctccccccccccgctctctactggctcctaaggcccttcagctgagaggagggtacctacctggccgaaccgggggccggtggagagtcccacacctcatcCTCGATGCTGCTCACCTCATACATGGTGTCAtcctcgtccgtagaggagcactggggaggagagaggagagaaatgggattgttccagggcttgcattgaccttgcgaggcttctgagaggaggaACTAAGCCCAAGGGACTTAGCGTTGAGTCCAGGCAGCACCCTGTTCCTGCTGAGTAGGGCTTGACCACACTTTCCAGAGGAGCAGGTGGTTTGGGGTCATCCATCGTGCTGTAAGGGGCGCTGAGGGTTCCAATGAACGGATGAccctctaaaacagggctgcacaacttcggccctccagccatggttggactacaactcccatcatccccagccacagtggcccatagtcagggattatgggagctgtaggccaccatctgcaggaggcccaaggttgtgcagccatgcTCTAAAACCAGACATGCCTCTTAGaacaaaggcatttggcatctctgcccagaagaGCCTTCTACCGCATTTTCAACCCCTTCCCAGTGCCTCAACGGGAGCCCTgcattttcttcccaccccactcattcaaatccctcccaccctgcgGCATCTAGAACTGGAACTGTTCCAGGTTCTGTCTCCTATCGGGgaacaggggacacacacacacacacacagacacacacacacacagacacacacacacacacaacccagagcccatccacctgaaaaaatggatgagcattcctgacctctgccgaggacgagtcttccaccacttcagtgttcaGCAGCCTCTTTattagccacttctttggcttcgggactctgagagaagaaaggagagacagGGCATAAGAACATCCATGCATGCCAAGAGCCCTGTGGATCAGGTGAAAGACACATGtagcccaacagtggacagccagaagcctatttagttggttgtgaaccacttgagacctggttatatgtggcatcaaaatgtgtttattcacacacacacacacacacacacacacacacacacacacacacacaccctgcagattctgaagttccttggctatcatgggtaatagtctgcaattggcttctcctccatgaacatgtctaatcattTGCTGAACCTAGTGGCCATTAGCCCATCCTGGGGTTGTGAATTCCGTAGCTTTCAATGTGTGGTGTGTGGGtcgagagggagaaaatgcattttctgggCTCTGTGCTGCACCCAATGCTAGTCTACTCATTGTGTTGAGCTCCTGTCCTCGTGCAGTGAGGGGGGCAGGGAACTATCCCTCCAAGGTGCTCAGGCCTTTCAGAAACGCTCATCTCCCCCTGCAGGCTTCTTTTGGCTAAACTAAGACACgcgcccccaccccaggctcccagggaaggtgatctgcctctatgatcccaggagctgcccttcagctgagaaaggtacctgggggaactggtgtcaccgtccccttccgacccctcgtcctccacgctggcttgcggagtctcggcccccgggaaggaagaactctgtgaaggagagaggagggagaaatggctgctctggccctcgcgTTGAGCTTTCCAGGCTTCGGCGGGGAAAAGGCCAGCCGGGCACCTCCCAGCGGTCATCACCAGGTGAGCTGGATACCggaagtgggccggaagtggACCTTTGATGTCCCAGAAGAGCTACAGGGGAGGCCAATTCTGCACCACAGCACGGCCATTTCGGAGGTTTAAGCAAACTCTTGTCAGAAGGTGGCCACCCACCCTGCAGCTTCTCAAACTAGAGCCATTCCAcattctctctactcctgggaaacacgggggacccacacgcccaaccctCAGTCCTTCCAAGGGAGGGGCTGGATGTGGATGCtttctgacctctccaagggatggctcttcctcagcagcagtgttgtgcagcctcctctgtacggtgcttggcctctggacgctaagaaaagaaagaaagaagacaggtGAGATCAGAACACCAGTGCTTaggaagagctctgcttgatgagaagaatgagacatgcagcccagcaccctgtttccaggagtggacagccagatgcctgcaggaagcccacaggctgggcatggagacccctgtccccttgtggaaagaggaggagaaaaacaactttccaagatgctcagagcttctgcccacccccggcttcttgctaaactaaccacctcccccagccccaggatgggctcttaaggaaagtcttctgcttccatgagctctggatctgcccctccagctgagaaaagagtacctctgggaactgatgaaactctccacgtccagctcctgatcccttgtGTTGACCTCTGGGATCTCGGCCTCTTCGATGTTGGCACCctgcaaatgagagaaaaaggagaggaaTGCGTGAAGTTGTGCTCACTCTGATCTCCCTAGGGCCTTGGGGTTTAGGTTTTCTCCCTTCATTTTCTTTGAATTCATGTTTATTTCtttagattattttgatttttaaatttaaaaagtcttataaaaaaagaaacaatgtGCTCTAACATTAACTGttattgggagtgccagggcacagccaccacatgcttgtggccattttgtttcatgGTATgcccaacaatgaacctccactTTGATATGAGTTTTGCTGTGGTCAACAAAATGGCAGCACTCTGGAGCTCTGGTCCAAAGACAGCATGTCAGGTAGGTCTCCGAGATCTCTTTCTTTACCCAAAGAAAAGCAGTCCTTAACAGAAACATCAGTGCATAGGAGCTCTAGAATTGAATGCTAAtttcttgttgtcatttcttgccattttttcctgcattcctttcatggggaatggaaacaaatACGAATGGGACCCACTGGTATCTATAGTTTGGCCCCGAGAGTCTTCTTCATGCAAGCCCATCATGTCCTCTGCTCTCCTATTCCCAGGTTAGCTCcctctttccaaagggagagacaaggtgggcccctgagtctggagcgagggccatccctcctgctgtggagaCTCTGGGCTGCTGTTTTGACCTGAGGGGGTGATTATTGTCTCTCAAGAAATGCCTCTTCAATCAAGAGACATTGAgtctctctgccaggaagaccctctcatCTCCTGATCCATGTCAGGGTCTCGGGTTCCCTTTCTGGATCCGTCCCAACTTCTGTCTGCTGCAGgcggagatgcaatctcccctcactcctcaaccATCCCATCCACAAAAGTGACAGGTATGGtgtccttacctcacaagaccatgcGGTGGCAATGGTCTGAAGAAACCACCCAtcgtcctcaaccgtgaagacactgcaggaagaaatacaatggcatgagtacctcggaaaagccttgctggatcagaccaaagatgcatctagcccagcactctgcttccaataggagACAGccaaatgcctccaggaagctgtcCCCTGTGACCttcaagctagtggacatcaccaccacatcttgtaggaCTGAATTCTTCTACAAAATGTATGAAAACATCATTTTTGTAggtcctgcacctcttgccagtcagctgcactggatccatcccagatccaggccggCTGTGGGACAGAAGATCTTCCCTACACAACaattcaagaagaaactctacctcttCTGGGAACTGCTGGCAACCGCTTCATCCAGGATCCCGTTCCCACTGTTGACATGCTGGATCCTGGAGccatccgagaatgacttctgtcaaggagagaggagagaggaatgggtgctctgacgCCCACTTGATCTTTCCAGGGCGTCTGGGAGCCAAACGTCACACCTCCTTCAAAGGGACCTTAACAGATGCGCTTAAAGCAGGAAGTGGCTCCTTTgcacctcaaaacagtgctggGGACGCTCCCCCACAGAATTGGGCCCCTGAAGTTGCGTTGCTGACTAAAAGAGACACTTCCTGTTCTCATATTGCTTTTCTTGATGATGCATCTAAGCTACTATTTAGA containing:
- the LOC128335440 gene encoding uncharacterized protein LOC128335440, which translates into the protein MASGKESRDKGEGGPLLRGVGSLDGATPVAPLSDFQPQEINEKRSVTETSKWSLKSFSDGSRIQHVNSGNGILDEAVASSSQKSVFTVEDDGWFLQTIATAWSCEGANIEEAEIPEVNTRDQELDVESFISSQSVQRPSTVQRRLHNTAAEEEPSLGESSSFPGAETPQASVEDEGSEGDGDTSSPRVPKPKKWLIKRLLNTEVVEDSSSAECSSTDEDDTMYEVSSIEDEVWDSPPAPGSARNIGDGEEGRGQLAPDWFSSVHLGEGRATKKIGDVIRCVEYASEVEERFPELLVGLVNKILTGLQNTTEGVGNRESQDLPPAETSQIVRTLLERVAQVTPEKTCWESLCSPQSCLQGVALLVRTLLQTPSSTVARLKAYLASLFSLDKDPEQHSLAEVAFFVELLLKDKDFAALEKTWTLLVAWLVHPSQNIRYLSERGLLQMYGKLKAAKKPQDFSAGILGGLRTSSLEATLGVLAFMERLRHCPSEHQATVNAALAALCLPLFHHEEAKIRRAAMKTHLDLLQHRHHHHEGTEENITTLIAVLMHVEDEDLEVAQAAKDNLSLLAEALLWHLEGRLLARDSYSLQELLHKITKRLIRQLGTEDAVEMEATKILGFFRSEQPSVRRTAALLIGHLVHKKGSILTEGNIETFHAALESLLGDHDPEVGRVACKTEKIVKKAFSLHSRHGLRAAVRRLWAGCKKKRHPPEYGDLST